From Astyanax mexicanus isolate ESR-SI-001 chromosome 11, AstMex3_surface, whole genome shotgun sequence, the proteins below share one genomic window:
- the mstnb gene encoding growth/differentiation factor 8, with protein sequence MPPTCWCPGAWRTARSRLKRAKKGKKQAAVNPPSAPRTMHLAQVLIALSFVLALGPTVDSELAGAQPQPQQQQPQQQQQQQQQQPAAARTEEESEAHCSTCEFRQHSKMMRLHAIKSQILSKLRLKQAPNISRDVVKQLLPKAPPLQQLLDQYDVLGDDCKDGVIEDGDDDDHATTETVMTMASEPDPIVQVDRKPKCCFFSFSPKIQTNRIVRAQLWVHLRAVEEATTVFLQISRLMPVTDGRRQIRIRSLKIDVKAGVTSWQSIDVKQVLTVWLRQPETNWGIEINAYDAKGNDLAVTSPDVGDEGLLPFMEVKISEGPKRSRRDSGLDCDENSSESRCCRYPLTVDFEDFGWDWIIAPKRYKANYCSGECDYMHLQKYPHTHLVNKANPRGTAGPCCTPTKMSPINMLYFNGKEQIIYGKLPSMVVDRCGCS encoded by the exons ATGCCACCTACCTGCTGGTGCCCTGGTGCATGGCGCACTGCGCGTTCGCGactaaaaagagcaaaaaaaggaaaaaagcaagCAGCCGTGAATCCCCCCTCCGCGCCTCGGACCATGCATCTCGCGCAGGTTTTGATCGCTCTCAGCTTCGTGCTCGCGCTCGGTCCAACGGTGGACAGTGAGCTCGCGGGAGCGCAGCCGcagccacagcagcagcagccgcagcaacaacagcagcagcagcagcagcagccggcaGCCGCGCGCACCGAGGAGGAGAGCGAGGCGCACTGCTCCACGTGCGAGTTCAGGCAGCACAGCAAAATGATGCGCCTCCACGCCATCAAGTCCCAGATCCTGAGCAAGCTGCGCCTCAAACAGGCTCCCAACATCAGCCGGGACGTGGTGAAGCAGCTGCTGCCCAAAGCGCCGCCGCTGCAGCAGCTGCTGGACCAGTACGACGTGCTGGGGGACGACTGCAAGGACGGGGTGATCGAGGACGGGGACGACGACGACCACGCCACGACGGAGACTGTCATGACCATGGCTTCGGAGC CTGACCCCATCGTCCAGGTAGATCGCAAACCCAAATGCTGCTTCTTCTCCTTTAGTCCAAAGATCCAAACGAATCGCATCGTGAGGGCACAGCTGTGGGTGCATCTGCGAGCCGTGGAGGAAGCTACCACCGTCTTCCTGCAGATCTCCCGCCTGATGCCCGTTACAGATGGAAGGAGGCAAATAAGAATAAGGTCGCTGAAGATCGATGTGAAAGCCGGGGTCACGTCTTGGCAGAGCATCGATGTAAAGCAGGTGCTCACCGTGTGGCTGAGGCAGCCGGAGACAAACTGGGGGATAGAGATAAATGCCTACGACGCTAAAGGAAACGACTTGGCTGTCACCTCGCCAGATGTGGGCGACGAGGGACTG CTCCCCTTCATGGAGGTGAAAATCTCAGAGGGTCCCAAGCGCTCCAGGAGAGATTCGGGACTGGACTGTGACGAGAACTCGTCCGAGTCGCGCTGTTGTCGGTACCCCCTCACGGTGGACTTTGAAGACTTTGGCTGGGACTGGATTATTGCCCCAAAACGCTACAAAGCCAATTACTGCTCGGGGGAGTGTGATTACATGCACCTGCAGAAGTACCCACACACCCACCTGGTGAACAAGGCCAACCCCCGTGGCACAGCCGGCCCATGCTGCACCCCCACCAAGATGTCGCCCATCAACATGCTTTACTTCAACGGCAAAGAGCAGATCATCTACGGCAAGCTCCCCTCCATGGTGGTGGACCGCTGCGGCTGCTCGTGA